A genomic window from Lotus japonicus ecotype B-129 chromosome 1, LjGifu_v1.2 includes:
- the LOC130735465 gene encoding transcription factor GTE12-like produces MDSHDGKKRRKLKKKKKREVPKNIQETEKTQRTHNSRLTVSEESKKEYHYCKNEEKQSKNRETKLIAEESKKENTNNTKKMMDRYRKMQCWVILKRFIIGRDGWAFKHPLHVDDISDSDALKNKNNKKKKPIGLVDIETRLSKGFYSEPEQFADDIRLVFSHAMLYYPHPRNEIHRIARRLSENFEVTWKSLKDKWTCEDRKQKAGKRTRSPV; encoded by the exons ATGGATTCTCATGATGgcaagaagaggaggaag ttgaagaagaagaagaagagggaagTGCCAAAAAACATACAAGAAACAGAGAAAACACAGAGGACTCATAATTCAAGATTAACTGTGTCTGAAGAGTCAAAGAAGGAGTACCATTATTGCAAGAATGAAGAGAAACAGAGCAAAAACAGAGAAACCAAGTTGATCGCTGAGGAAAGCAAGAAAGAGAATACTAATAACACGAAGAAGATGATGGATCGTTATAGAAAGATGCAATGTTGGGTGATCTTGAAGCGGTTCATCATTGGAAGAGATGGGTGGGCTTTCAAACACCCTCTTCATGTTGATGATATCTCTGATTCTGATGCATTgaagaacaagaacaacaagaagaagaagccaatTGGTTTGGTGGACATTGAAACCAGATTGTCAAAAGGGTTCTACTCGGAGCCTGAACAATTTGCTGATGATATCAGGCTTGTGTTCTCTCATGCAATGCTATATTACCCTCATCCCAGGAATGAGATTCACAGAATTGCAAGGAGGCTCAGTGAGAATTTTGAGGTCACTTGGAAATCTTTGAAGGATAAGTGGACATGTGAGGACAGAAAACAGAAGGCCGGGAAAAGAACAAGATCACCTGTTTAA
- the LOC130734658 gene encoding dolichyl-diphosphooligosaccharide--protein glycosyltransferase subunit 4A, which produces MIDDQDLGFFANFLGVFIFVLVIAYHYVMADPKFEGN; this is translated from the coding sequence ATGATTGATGATCAGGATCTGGGTTTCTTTGCCAATTTTCTTGGCGTCTTCATCTTTGTGTTGGTGATTGCATACCACTATGTCATGGCTGATCCGAAGTTTGAAGGAAACTAG